The following proteins are co-located in the Aquarana catesbeiana isolate 2022-GZ linkage group LG02, ASM4218655v1, whole genome shotgun sequence genome:
- the LOC141127349 gene encoding thiol S-methyltransferase TMT1A-like, with protein MAVHIVFFQICVALIALPIHILAFLGLWDPIVKKLFPYLLEKVTKNYNKYMAEHKKELFRNLNDFRGPSGELRVLELGCGTGANFKFYPEGCKVTCVDPNPNFKKFLSNSLAENQHIQFQAFVVAAGENMAQIPSGSMDIVICTLVLCSVDNIEGILAEAHRVLRPGGAYYFIEHVKADPSSWNYFFQEILNPTWKYIGDGCLLTKETWKYLEKAKFSDVKYRHIIAPFKYSPVKPHIIGYALK; from the exons ATGGCCGTGCACATTGTATTCTTCCAGATATGTGTAGCTCTCATAGCACTGCCCATACACATCCTTGCTTTCCTGGGCCTATGGGATCCCATAGTCAAGAAATTATTTCCTTATCTTCTGGAAAAAGTCACCAAGAACTACAACAAATACATGGCAGAGCACAAGAAGGAGCTCTTCAGGAACTTGAATGACTTCAGAGGCCCTTCTGGGGAGCTCAGAGTCCTAGAGCTGGGCTGCGGCACCGGGGCAAACTTTAAGTTCTATCCTGAAGGATGTAAAGTCACCTGTGTAGATCCTAACCCTAACTTCAAGAAGTTTCTGAGCAACAGCCTGGCGGAGAATCAACATATCCAATTCCAGGCCTttgtggtggctgcaggggagaacaTGGCCCAGATACCAAGTGGATCCATGGACATTGTGATCTGCACACTGGTGCTGTGCTCTGTAGACAATATTGAAGGGATTCTGGCGGAAGCTCATCGTGTGCTGAGACCT GGAGGAGCATACTACTTCATTGAACACGTTAAGGCAGATCCTTCCTCTTGGAACTATTTTTTTCAGGAAATTTTGAATCCAACTTGGAAATACATAGGGGATGGATGCCTGCTAACAAAGGAAACATGGAAATATCTGGAAAAAGCCAAATTTTCGGATGTCAAATATAGACATATCATTGCTCCATTTAAATACAGCCCTGTCAAACCCCATATCATTGGATACGCtctgaaataa